The following proteins are encoded in a genomic region of Nomascus leucogenys isolate Asia chromosome 17, Asia_NLE_v1, whole genome shotgun sequence:
- the TRIL gene encoding TLR4 interactor with leucine rich repeats, with translation MEAARAVRLLLVVCGCLALPPLAEPVCPERCDCQHPQHLLCTNRGLRVVPKTSSLPSPHDVLTYSLGGNFITNITAFDFHRLGQLRRLDLQYNQIRSLHPKTFEKLSRLEELYLGNNLLQGLAPGTLAPLRKLRILYANGNDIGRLSRGSFEGLESLVKLRLDGNALGALPDAVFAPLSNLLYLHLESNRIRFLGKNAFAQLGKLRFLNLSANELQPSLRHAATFAPLRSLSSLILSANSLQHLGPRVFQHLPRLGLLSLRGNQLTHLAPEAFWGLEALRELRLEGNRLSQLPTALLEPLHSLEALDLSGNELSALHPATFGHLGRLRELSLRNNALSALSGDIFAASPALYRLDLDGNGWTCDCRLRGLKRWMGDWHSQGRLLTVFVQCRHPPALRGKYLDYLDDQQLQNGSCADPSPSASLTADRRRRPLPTASGEEMTPPAGLAEELPPQPQLQQQGRFLAGVAWDGAARELVGNRSALRLSRRGPGLQQPSPSVAAAAGPAPQSLDLHEKPQRGRPTRADSAHAEPTPTASPGSAPSPAGDSWQRATKHRLGTEHQERAAQSDGGAGLPPLVSDPCDFNKFILCNLTVEAVGADSASVRWAVREHRSPRPLGGARFRLLFDRFGQQPKFHRFVYLPERSDSATLRELRGDTPYLVCVEGVLGGRVCPVAPRDHCAGLVTLPEAGSRGGVDYQLLTLALLTVNALLVLLALAAWASRWLRRKLRARRKGGAPVHVRHMYSTRRPLRSMGTGVSADFSGFQSHRPRTTVCALSEADLIEFPCDRFMDSAGGGAGGSLRREDHLLQRFAD, from the coding sequence ATGGAGGCTGCCCGCGCCGTGCGCCTCCTGCTCGTGGTGTGCGGCTGCCTCGCGCTCCCGCCGCTGGCCGAGCCCGTGTGCCCGGAGCGCTGCGATTGCCAGCATCCCCAGCATCTCCTGTGCACCAACAGGGGGCTCCGCGTCGTGCCCAAGACCAGCTCGCTGCCGAGCCCCCACGACGTGCTCACCTACAGCCTCGGCGGCAACTTCATAACCAACATCACGGCCTTCGACTTCCACCGTCTGGGGCAGCTCAGACGGCTGGACCTGCAGTACAACCAGATCCGCTCTCTGCACCCCAAGACCTTCGAGAAGCTCTCGCGGCTGGAAGAGCTGTACCTGGGGAACAACCTCTTGCAGGGGCTCGCCCCGGGCACGCTGGCCCCGCTGCGCAAGCTGCGCATCCTCTACGCCAACGGGAACGACATCGGCCGCCTAAGCCGCGGCTCCTTCGAGGGCCTGGAGAGTCTAGTCAAGCTGCGGCTGGACGGGAACGCCCTGGGGGCGCTGCCGGACGCGGTTTTCGCCCCCTTGAGCAACCTGCTCTACCTACATCTGGAGTCCAACCGGATCCGCTTTCTGGGCAAGAACGCCTTCGCCCAGCTAGGCAAGCTGCGCTTCCTCAACCTCTCTGCCAACGAGCTACAGCCCTCCCTGCGCCACGCGGCCACCTTCGCACCGCTGcgctccctctcctctctcatcCTCTCGGCCAACAGCCTGCAGCACCTCGGGCCGCGCGTCTTCCAGCACCTGCCACGTCTCGGCCTGCTCTCGCTCAGGGGCAACCAGCTCACGCATCTCGCGCCTGAGGCCTTTTGGGGCTTGGAGGCCTTGCGCGAGCTGCGCCTGGAGGGTAATCGGCTGAGCCAGCTGCCAACTGCGCTGCTGGAGCCTCTGCACAGCCTGGAGGCGCTGGACCTGAGCGGCAATGAGCTGTCCGCCCTGCACCCGGCCACCTTCGGCCACCTGGGCCGGCTGCGCGAGCTCAGCCTGCGCAACAACGCGCTCAGCGCCCTATCCGGGGACATCTTCGCCGCTAGCCCAGCCCTTTATCGGCTGGATCTAGATGGCAACGGCTGGACCTGCGACTGCCGGCTGCGAGGCCTGAAGCGCTGGATGGGCGACTGGCACTCGCAGGGCCGGCTCCTAACTGTCTTCGTGCAGTGTCGCCACCCCCCGGCCCTGCGAGGCAAATACCTGGATTACCTGGATGACCAGCAGCTGCAAAATGGATCCTGCGCGGATCCCTCGCCCTCAGCTTCCCTGACCGCTGACCGCAGGCGGCGGCCCCTACCCACGGCCTCAGGGGAGGAGATGACGCCACCTGCAGGTCTCGCGGAGGAGCTGCCGCCGCAGCCGCAGCTCCAGCAGCAGGGGCGATTTCTAGCTGGGGTGGCCTGGGATGGGGCCGCCAGGGAGCTGGTAGGCAACCGCAGCGCCCTAAGGCTGAGTCGGCGAGGCCCGGGCCTCCAGCAGCCCAGCCCCTCCGTCGCTGCCGCCGCGGGCCCGGCTCCACAGTCCCTAGACCTGCACGAGAAGCCCCAGCGGGGCCGTCCGACTCGGGCAGATTCCGCCCACGCGGAGCCCACCCCAACGGCCTCTCCTGGCTCTGCGCCGTCGCCTGCCGGCGACTCCTGGCAGCGCGCGACGAAGCATCGCCTGGGCACGGAGCACCAGGAGCGTGCCGCCCAGTCCGACGGTGGGGCCGGGCTGCCGCCGCTGGTGTCCGACCCATGCGACTTCAACAAGTTCATCCTGTGCAACCTGACGGTGGAGGCGGTGGGCGCAGACAGCGCCTCGGTGCGCTGGGCCGTGCGCGAGCACCGCAGTCCCCGGCCGCTGGGCGGCGCGCGCTTCCGCCTGCTCTTTGACCGCTTTGGCCAGCAGCCCAAGTTCCACCGCTTCGTCTACCTGCCCGAGCGCAGCGACTCGGCCACGTTGCGCGAGCTGCGCGGGGACACCCCCTACCTGGTGTGCGTGGAGGGCGTGCTTGGGGGCCGCGTCTGCCCTGTGGCTCCCCGGGACCACTGCGCGGGGCTGGTCACCCTGCCGGAGGCCGGGAGCCGGGGCGGCGTCGACTACCAGCTGCTGACCTTGGCCCTGCTGACGGTCAACGCGTTGCTGGTGCTCCTGGCCTTGGCGGCCTGGGCGTCTCGCTGGCTGCGGAGGAAACTGCGGGCTAGGCGGAAGGGCGGGGCCCCGGTCCACGTTCGGCACATGTACTCCACCCGACGGCCCCTGCGCTCCATGGGCACCGGCGTGTCAGCCGACTTCTCGGGATTCCAGTCGCACCGGCCACGCACCACCGTGTGCGCGCTCAGCGAGGCGGACCTCATCGAATTCCCCTGCGACCGCTTCATGGACAGTGCGGGCGGCGGCGCGGGCGGCAGCCTGAGACGGGAGGACCATCTCCTGCAGCGATTTGCCGACTAG